From a single Rosa rugosa chromosome 7, drRosRugo1.1, whole genome shotgun sequence genomic region:
- the LOC133721420 gene encoding disease resistance protein RUN1-like isoform X4, with protein MASSSVSSSVIPTKEKYDVFISFRGQDTRRTFTSHLHAALIRRKVETFIDYRLERGDEVGPTLLKAIKESKISVIIFSKDYASSAWCLDELAYILECKETHGHVIPIFYEIDPSQVRYQTGSYETAFAQHEQWLKDKTDKVAKWKEALVKAANLSGFDSTSKNFRDDSDLVEQVVRDVLAKLNRESLGDLKGLIGVEGRIKKILLELDIIPEDVRVRSVVIWGMGGIGKTTLADAVFHGLSSQFEAHCFLQNVRERSGTKGGFSPELYLLRNVLLGELLGDRSLAIHTRTISAVYKERLLNTKVLVVLDDVNHSNQLTFLVGEVPFGPGSRIIITTQNMQPVKESLLVKKVADHDVKIYKAEELNGDESLQLFRSNAATHCTENPDFLEKQVADYAAGIPLALNILRSLFLRCESKEEQELLWDKLKKFPDDELQNMYRAIIDGLKRNEKEIFLDIACFHKREKLCDAKRMLAACGFFPDDGIKILIDMSLISIKDNCIWMHDVIQEVAWELVREECTEEPGKRSRLHNGEDVCNVLKKNTGTAKVKSISSRNCGNKLTLDPQAFTGMHNLRFLMLRFIHVDDKANLEYLPDALQYLHWHSYPLKSLPSKFSPDNLVELHMPWSKLKRLWNKGQTPENLKRIDLSYSRDLAEVGELSNSVNIESINLQGCKSLVQVLDLSQCVYIKSINLLGCVSLVQVPDLSKSLNIESINLQSCAGLVQVPSYFEKFTKLSHLNLGYCSKISILPNIPSKMEFLDLSETAIEELPPSIWSLEKLLKLNLQRCSSIKNFSSNPWKMKSLNHLSLSMTKIETVPSSSFMCMTGIISLDLSHCHCLLSLPTDICKLKSLERLDLSDCSSFTTFPEIAEPMGHLQYLNLSWTEIKELPSSVGNLVGLKTLDLSHCESLELLPNSFYNLNLLEWFSLIGCKKLKELPLSFVLCSLINLNLGGCRLLEEIPDCFTSFPALQVLNLSETMIETIPPTINQVFGLKSLRLDQCERLQSLPVLPCLLEKFDATECRRLEIVPVSVTAQTQCLDQILYGKRTERHTYAGCVNLDKNARSNIMDDAHFRIMRMATACNLKRLSSGKVELLCPGNEIPKWFSCQTEGSSMNIKLPLHWSDSNLLGIAFCSVCPIHDRHDLDYRCEMILKTSNGETHTVNLGSTKHFSTGNQTAETEHVLVWYDTVHAISDEAKWSTEASFDFYTARNRELLNNVKRCGVCFLYTQGPDDDALKFEVIRPEQVTTTRRFEDEASGSQMWRRRGRFEDEASGSQMWGRRGRFEDEASGSQMWRRRGRFEDEASGSQMWRRRGRFEDEASGSQMWSGCFEHEASGSQTSGQFDTGSETYGEYDWLRGKARRRSSRRSKAAKSLVRAATLSSSKAGCKFQGHTFSRQ; from the exons ATGGCTTcctcttctgtttcttcttctgtcATCCCCACAAAAGAAAAGTATGATGTCTTCATCAGTTTCAGAGGCCAGGATACTCGCAGGACTTTTACCAGCCATCTTCATGCTGCTCTGATAAGGAGGAAAGTGGAAACCTTCATTGATTACAGACTGGAGAGAGGAGATGAAGTGGGACCCACCCTTCTAAAAGCAATCAAGGAATCAAAGATTTCCGTGATCATTTTCTCGAAAGACTATGCTTCTTCCGCatggtgcttggatgaacttGCTTATATACTGGAATGCAAGGAAACACATGGACATGTTATACCTATTTTTTATGAAATAGATCCATCACAAGTGCGCTACCAGACCGGAAGTTATGAGACTGCATTTGCTCAACATGAACAATGGTTGAAGGACAAGACGGACAAGGTGGCCAAGTGGAAGGAAGCTTTAGTAAAAGCAGCTAACCTATCTGGGTTTGATTCGACTTCAAAAAATTTTCG GGATGATTCCGATTTAGTTGAGCAAGTAGTCAGAGATGTATTGGCTAAATTGAATCGTGAATCGTTAGGCGATTTAAAGGGATTGATTGGAGTTGAAGGCCGCATCAAGAAAATTTTATTGGAATTAGACATTATCCCAGAAGATGTTCGTGTTCGCTCCGTAGTTATCTGGGGCATGGGTGGTATTGGGAAAACCACTCTTGCTGATGCTGTATTTCATGGACTCTCTTCTCAATTCGAAGCTCACTGTTTTCTTCAAAATGTTAGGGAACGATCAGGTACCAAAGGAGGTTTCTCTCCTGAACTGTATCTTTTGCGAAATGTACTTCTTGGAGAATTACTAGGGGACAGGAGTTTAGCTATCCATACTCGAACTATAAGTGCTGTTTACAAAGAGAGGCTCCTCAATACAAAAGTCCTTGTTGTTCTTGATGACGTGAACCATTCAAACCAATTAACTTTTTTAGTTGGAGAAGTTCCATTTGGCCCAGGAAGTAGAATAATTATAACAACTCAAAATATGCAACCAGTTAAGGAGAGTCTACTAGTGAAGAAAGTAGCTGACCATGATGTTAAGATCTACAAGGCCGAGGAATTAAATGGTGATGAATCTCTTCAGCTCTTCCGTTCAAATGCTGCCACACATTGTACAGAAAATCCAGATTTTTTAGAGAAGCAGGTGGCAGATTATGCTGCAGGAATTCCATTAGCCCTTAACATTTTGCGTTCATTATTCCTTCGATGCGAGAGCAAAGAAGAACAGGAACTGTTGTGGGATAAATTGAAAAAGTTTCCCGACGATGAACTTCAGAATATGTACAGAGCAATTATTGATGGATTAAAAAGAAATGAGAAGGAAATATTCCTTGATATAGCATGTTTTCACAAAAGGGAGAAACTTTGTGATGCAAAAAGAATGTTAGCTGCCTGTGGTTTCTTTCCGGATGATGGAATTAAAATTCTCATTGATATGTCTCTCATATCAATTAAAGACAACTGCATATGGATGCACGATGTGATCCAAGAAGTGGCTTGGGAGTTAGTACGGGAGGAATGTACTGAAGAGCCAGGAAAGCGCAGTAGGTTGCACAATGGTGAGGATGTCTGTAATGTATTGAAAAAGAATACG GGAACTGCAAAAGTTAAAAGCATTTCCAGCAGGAATTGTGGTAACAAGCTAACTTTGGATCCTCAAGCTTTCACAGGGATGCATAACTTAAGATTCCTTATGCTTAGATTTATACATGTTGACGACAAGGCAAATCTAGAGTATCTTCCTGATGCCCTTCAATATCTCCATTGGCATAGTTACCCTTTGAAATCTTTGCCATCAAAGTTTTCTCCAGACAATCTTGTTGAGCTTCATATGCCCTGGAGCAAACTCAAGAGACTTTGGAATAAAGGCCAG ACTCCTGAGAACTTGAAAAGGATTGATCTTAGTTACTCCAGGGACCTGGCTGAAGTTGGAGAGCTGTCAAATAGTGTAAACATTGAGAGTATAAATCTTCAAGGCTGTAAAAGTTTGGTTCAAGTTCTGGATTTGTCTCAGTGTGTATACATCAAGAGTATAAATCTCCTAGGCTGTGTAAGTTTGGTTCAAGTTCCAGACCTCTCAAAGAGTTTAAACATTGAGAGTATAAATCTTCAAAGCTGTGCAGGTTTGGTTCAAGTTCCTTCATACTTTGAAAAGTTTACCAAGCTTTCTCATCTGAATTTGGGATATTGCTCGAAGATTAGTATTCTACCAAACATACCAAGCAAGATGGAATTCTTAGATTTAAGTGAAACTGCAATAGAAGAATTGCCTCCATCAATTTGGTCTCTTGAAAAACTTCTTAAATTGAATCTTCAAAGATGTAGTTCCATTAAGAATTTTTCGAGCAATCCATGGAAGATGAAATCCCTCAATCATCTTTCTTTGAGCATGACAAAAATAGAAACAGTTCCCTCGTCATCATTCATGTGTATGACTGGGATCATTTCACTCGACCTGAGTCATTGTCATTGCCTCCTCAGTCTGCCAACCGACATTTGTAAGTTGAAATCTCTTGAGAGACTTGATCTCTCTGATTGCTCTAGTTTCACAACATTTCCGGAAATTGCCGAGCCTATGGGACATCTGCAGTATCTGAATTTGAGTTGGACGGAAATTAAAGAGCTGCCCTCATCGGTTGGGAATCTTGTTGGGCTTAAGACATTAGATTTATCGCACTGCGAAAGCCTCGAATTACTCCCAAACAGCTTCTACAATTTAAACCTTCTCGAGTGGTTCTCACTTATTGGCTGTAAGAAGCTAAAAGAATTGCCTCTCTCGTTCGTTTTGTGCTCTTTGATAAACCTAAACCTTGGAGGCTGCAGGTTGTTAGAAGAAATTCCCGATTGCTTCACTAGCTTTCCCGCATTGCAAGTCTTAAATCTAAGTGAAACCATGATTGAGACCATACCTCCCACCATCAACCAAGTTTTTGGGCTCAAGTCTCTGAGACTTGACCAGTGCGAGCGGCTTCAATCTTTGCCAGTGCTCCCATGTCTTCTAGAAAAGTTCGACGCAACAGAGTGCAGGAGACTTGAGATAGTGCCAGTTTCAGTGACTGCACAGACACAATGTTTGGATCAAATACTTTATGGGAAGAGGACCGAGAGACATACATACGCAGGTTGCGTTAATTTGGATAAAAATGCAAGGAGCAACATAATGGATGATGCACACTTCAGAATTATGCGAATGGCAACTGCTTGTAATCTt AAACGTTTATCATCTGGTAAAGTAGAGTTATTGTGTCCGGGAAATGAAATTCCAAAATGGTTTAGCTGTCAAACGGAGGGATCTTCAATGAATATTAAGCTTCCTCTGCATTGGTCTGATTCAAACCTCTTGGGTATTGCTTTCTGCTCTGTTTGTCCAATCCATGATCGTCATGATCTTGACTATCGATGTGAGATGATTCTCAAAACCAGCAATGGTGAAACACATACTGTGAATTTGGGAAGCACGAAGCACTTCAGTACTGGGAATCAGACGGCTGAAACAGAGCACGTGTTGGTGTGGTATGACACAGTCCATGCAATTTCAGATGAAGCAAAATGGTCTACGGAAGCCTCTTTTGACTTCTATACAGCGCGCAATCGTGAACTGTTAAATAACGTGAAAAGGTGTGGGGTCTGCTTTCTGTATACCCAAGGCCCAGATGATGATGCTCTGAAATTTGAAGTCATTCGTCCAGAACAAGTTACAACAACTAGGAGATTTGAGGATGAAGCTAGTGGAAGTCAGATGTGGAGACGCCGCGGCCGCTTTGAGGATGAAGCTAGTGGAAGTCAAATGTGGGGACGCCGCGGCCGCTTTGAGGATGAAGCTAGTGGAAGTCAAATGTGGAGACGCCGCGGCCGCTTTGAGGATGAAGCTAGTGGAAGTCAAATGTGGAGACGCCGCGGCCGCTTTGAGGATGAAGCTAGTGGAAGTCAAATGTGGAGCGGCTGCTTTGAGCATGAAGCTAGTGGAAGTCAAACGTCTGGTCAGTTTGATACTGGAAGTGAAACTTATGGTGAGTACGATTGG CTACGCGGCAAAGCAAGACGGCGAAGTTCGCGCCGAAGCAAGGCAGCGAAGAGTTTGGTCCGGGCTGCAACTCTATCGTCGAGCAAGGCGGGCTGCAAGTTTCAAGGTCATACGTTCTCACGTCAGTAG
- the LOC133721420 gene encoding disease resistance protein RUN1-like isoform X3, whose translation MASSSVSSSVIPTKEKYDVFISFRGQDTRRTFTSHLHAALIRRKVETFIDYRLERGDEVGPTLLKAIKESKISVIIFSKDYASSAWCLDELAYILECKETHGHVIPIFYEIDPSQVRYQTGSYETAFAQHEQWLKDKTDKVAKWKEALVKAANLSGFDSTSKNFRDDSDLVEQVVRDVLAKLNRESLGDLKGLIGVEGRIKKILLELDIIPEDVRVRSVVIWGMGGIGKTTLADAVFHGLSSQFEAHCFLQNVRERSGTKGGFSPELYLLRNVLLGELLGDRSLAIHTRTISAVYKERLLNTKVLVVLDDVNHSNQLTFLVGEVPFGPGSRIIITTQNMQPVKESLLVKKVADHDVKIYKAEELNGDESLQLFRSNAATHCTENPDFLEKQVADYAAGIPLALNILRSLFLRCESKEEQELLWDKLKKFPDDELQNMYRAIIDGLKRNEKEIFLDIACFHKREKLCDAKRMLAACGFFPDDGIKILIDMSLISIKDNCIWMHDVIQEVAWELVREECTEEPGKRSRLHNGEDVCNVLKKNTGTAKVKSISSRNCGNKLTLDPQAFTGMHNLRFLMLRFIHVDDKANLEYLPDALQYLHWHSYPLKSLPSKFSPDNLVELHMPWSKLKRLWNKGQTPENLKRIDLSYSRDLAEVGELSNSVNIESINLQGCKSLVQVLDLSQCVYIKSINLLGCVSLVQVPDLSKSLNIESINLQSCAGLVQVPSYFEKFTKLSHLNLGYCSKISILPNIPSKMEFLDLSETAIEELPPSIWSLEKLLKLNLQRCSSIKNFSSNPWKMKSLNHLSLSMTKIETVPSSSFMCMTGIISLDLSHCHCLLSLPTDICKLKSLERLDLSDCSSFTTFPEIAEPMGHLQYLNLSWTEIKELPSSVGNLVGLKTLDLSHCESLELLPNSFYNLNLLEWFSLIGCKKLKELPLSFVLCSLINLNLGGCRLLEEIPDCFTSFPALQVLNLSETMIETIPPTINQVFGLKSLRLDQCERLQSLPVLPCLLEKFDATECRRLEIVPVSVTAQTQCLDQILYGKRTERHTYAGCVNLDKNARSNIMDDAHFRIMRMATACNLKRLSSGKVELLCPGNEIPKWFSCQTEGSSMNIKLPLHWSDSNLLGIAFCSVCPIHDRHDLDYRCEMILKTSNGETHTVNLGSTKHFSTGNQTAETEHVLVWYDTVHAISDEAKWSTEASFDFYTARNRELLNNVKRCGVCFLYTQGPDDDALKFEVIRPEQVTTTRRFEDEASGSQMWRRRGRFEDEASGSQMWGRRGRFEDEASGSQMWRRRGRFEDEASGSQMWRRRGRFEDEASGSQMWSGCFEHEASGSQTSGQFDTGSETYATRQSKTAKFAPKQGSEEFGPGCNSIVEQGGLQVSRSYVLTSVDHSVHMLVGCMPELASLKF comes from the exons ATGGCTTcctcttctgtttcttcttctgtcATCCCCACAAAAGAAAAGTATGATGTCTTCATCAGTTTCAGAGGCCAGGATACTCGCAGGACTTTTACCAGCCATCTTCATGCTGCTCTGATAAGGAGGAAAGTGGAAACCTTCATTGATTACAGACTGGAGAGAGGAGATGAAGTGGGACCCACCCTTCTAAAAGCAATCAAGGAATCAAAGATTTCCGTGATCATTTTCTCGAAAGACTATGCTTCTTCCGCatggtgcttggatgaacttGCTTATATACTGGAATGCAAGGAAACACATGGACATGTTATACCTATTTTTTATGAAATAGATCCATCACAAGTGCGCTACCAGACCGGAAGTTATGAGACTGCATTTGCTCAACATGAACAATGGTTGAAGGACAAGACGGACAAGGTGGCCAAGTGGAAGGAAGCTTTAGTAAAAGCAGCTAACCTATCTGGGTTTGATTCGACTTCAAAAAATTTTCG GGATGATTCCGATTTAGTTGAGCAAGTAGTCAGAGATGTATTGGCTAAATTGAATCGTGAATCGTTAGGCGATTTAAAGGGATTGATTGGAGTTGAAGGCCGCATCAAGAAAATTTTATTGGAATTAGACATTATCCCAGAAGATGTTCGTGTTCGCTCCGTAGTTATCTGGGGCATGGGTGGTATTGGGAAAACCACTCTTGCTGATGCTGTATTTCATGGACTCTCTTCTCAATTCGAAGCTCACTGTTTTCTTCAAAATGTTAGGGAACGATCAGGTACCAAAGGAGGTTTCTCTCCTGAACTGTATCTTTTGCGAAATGTACTTCTTGGAGAATTACTAGGGGACAGGAGTTTAGCTATCCATACTCGAACTATAAGTGCTGTTTACAAAGAGAGGCTCCTCAATACAAAAGTCCTTGTTGTTCTTGATGACGTGAACCATTCAAACCAATTAACTTTTTTAGTTGGAGAAGTTCCATTTGGCCCAGGAAGTAGAATAATTATAACAACTCAAAATATGCAACCAGTTAAGGAGAGTCTACTAGTGAAGAAAGTAGCTGACCATGATGTTAAGATCTACAAGGCCGAGGAATTAAATGGTGATGAATCTCTTCAGCTCTTCCGTTCAAATGCTGCCACACATTGTACAGAAAATCCAGATTTTTTAGAGAAGCAGGTGGCAGATTATGCTGCAGGAATTCCATTAGCCCTTAACATTTTGCGTTCATTATTCCTTCGATGCGAGAGCAAAGAAGAACAGGAACTGTTGTGGGATAAATTGAAAAAGTTTCCCGACGATGAACTTCAGAATATGTACAGAGCAATTATTGATGGATTAAAAAGAAATGAGAAGGAAATATTCCTTGATATAGCATGTTTTCACAAAAGGGAGAAACTTTGTGATGCAAAAAGAATGTTAGCTGCCTGTGGTTTCTTTCCGGATGATGGAATTAAAATTCTCATTGATATGTCTCTCATATCAATTAAAGACAACTGCATATGGATGCACGATGTGATCCAAGAAGTGGCTTGGGAGTTAGTACGGGAGGAATGTACTGAAGAGCCAGGAAAGCGCAGTAGGTTGCACAATGGTGAGGATGTCTGTAATGTATTGAAAAAGAATACG GGAACTGCAAAAGTTAAAAGCATTTCCAGCAGGAATTGTGGTAACAAGCTAACTTTGGATCCTCAAGCTTTCACAGGGATGCATAACTTAAGATTCCTTATGCTTAGATTTATACATGTTGACGACAAGGCAAATCTAGAGTATCTTCCTGATGCCCTTCAATATCTCCATTGGCATAGTTACCCTTTGAAATCTTTGCCATCAAAGTTTTCTCCAGACAATCTTGTTGAGCTTCATATGCCCTGGAGCAAACTCAAGAGACTTTGGAATAAAGGCCAG ACTCCTGAGAACTTGAAAAGGATTGATCTTAGTTACTCCAGGGACCTGGCTGAAGTTGGAGAGCTGTCAAATAGTGTAAACATTGAGAGTATAAATCTTCAAGGCTGTAAAAGTTTGGTTCAAGTTCTGGATTTGTCTCAGTGTGTATACATCAAGAGTATAAATCTCCTAGGCTGTGTAAGTTTGGTTCAAGTTCCAGACCTCTCAAAGAGTTTAAACATTGAGAGTATAAATCTTCAAAGCTGTGCAGGTTTGGTTCAAGTTCCTTCATACTTTGAAAAGTTTACCAAGCTTTCTCATCTGAATTTGGGATATTGCTCGAAGATTAGTATTCTACCAAACATACCAAGCAAGATGGAATTCTTAGATTTAAGTGAAACTGCAATAGAAGAATTGCCTCCATCAATTTGGTCTCTTGAAAAACTTCTTAAATTGAATCTTCAAAGATGTAGTTCCATTAAGAATTTTTCGAGCAATCCATGGAAGATGAAATCCCTCAATCATCTTTCTTTGAGCATGACAAAAATAGAAACAGTTCCCTCGTCATCATTCATGTGTATGACTGGGATCATTTCACTCGACCTGAGTCATTGTCATTGCCTCCTCAGTCTGCCAACCGACATTTGTAAGTTGAAATCTCTTGAGAGACTTGATCTCTCTGATTGCTCTAGTTTCACAACATTTCCGGAAATTGCCGAGCCTATGGGACATCTGCAGTATCTGAATTTGAGTTGGACGGAAATTAAAGAGCTGCCCTCATCGGTTGGGAATCTTGTTGGGCTTAAGACATTAGATTTATCGCACTGCGAAAGCCTCGAATTACTCCCAAACAGCTTCTACAATTTAAACCTTCTCGAGTGGTTCTCACTTATTGGCTGTAAGAAGCTAAAAGAATTGCCTCTCTCGTTCGTTTTGTGCTCTTTGATAAACCTAAACCTTGGAGGCTGCAGGTTGTTAGAAGAAATTCCCGATTGCTTCACTAGCTTTCCCGCATTGCAAGTCTTAAATCTAAGTGAAACCATGATTGAGACCATACCTCCCACCATCAACCAAGTTTTTGGGCTCAAGTCTCTGAGACTTGACCAGTGCGAGCGGCTTCAATCTTTGCCAGTGCTCCCATGTCTTCTAGAAAAGTTCGACGCAACAGAGTGCAGGAGACTTGAGATAGTGCCAGTTTCAGTGACTGCACAGACACAATGTTTGGATCAAATACTTTATGGGAAGAGGACCGAGAGACATACATACGCAGGTTGCGTTAATTTGGATAAAAATGCAAGGAGCAACATAATGGATGATGCACACTTCAGAATTATGCGAATGGCAACTGCTTGTAATCTt AAACGTTTATCATCTGGTAAAGTAGAGTTATTGTGTCCGGGAAATGAAATTCCAAAATGGTTTAGCTGTCAAACGGAGGGATCTTCAATGAATATTAAGCTTCCTCTGCATTGGTCTGATTCAAACCTCTTGGGTATTGCTTTCTGCTCTGTTTGTCCAATCCATGATCGTCATGATCTTGACTATCGATGTGAGATGATTCTCAAAACCAGCAATGGTGAAACACATACTGTGAATTTGGGAAGCACGAAGCACTTCAGTACTGGGAATCAGACGGCTGAAACAGAGCACGTGTTGGTGTGGTATGACACAGTCCATGCAATTTCAGATGAAGCAAAATGGTCTACGGAAGCCTCTTTTGACTTCTATACAGCGCGCAATCGTGAACTGTTAAATAACGTGAAAAGGTGTGGGGTCTGCTTTCTGTATACCCAAGGCCCAGATGATGATGCTCTGAAATTTGAAGTCATTCGTCCAGAACAAGTTACAACAACTAGGAGATTTGAGGATGAAGCTAGTGGAAGTCAGATGTGGAGACGCCGCGGCCGCTTTGAGGATGAAGCTAGTGGAAGTCAAATGTGGGGACGCCGCGGCCGCTTTGAGGATGAAGCTAGTGGAAGTCAAATGTGGAGACGCCGCGGCCGCTTTGAGGATGAAGCTAGTGGAAGTCAAATGTGGAGACGCCGCGGCCGCTTTGAGGATGAAGCTAGTGGAAGTCAAATGTGGAGCGGCTGCTTTGAGCATGAAGCTAGTGGAAGTCAAACGTCTGGTCAGTTTGATACTGGAAGTGAAACTTATG CTACGCGGCAAAGCAAGACGGCGAAGTTCGCGCCGAAGCAAGGCAGCGAAGAGTTTGGTCCGGGCTGCAACTCTATCGTCGAGCAAGGCGGGCTGCAAGTTTCAAGGTCATACGTTCTCACGTCAGTAGACCACTCGGTTCACATGCTTGTCGGGTGCATGCCAGAGCTTGCCTCACTGAAG TTCTGA